One genomic window of Medicago truncatula cultivar Jemalong A17 chromosome 1, MtrunA17r5.0-ANR, whole genome shotgun sequence includes the following:
- the LOC11429610 gene encoding BURP domain protein RD22 yields MFFIPSQLEVLLLNLSLLEFQLHLSNMEFHLFHIITFLMLVLVGTNAAMLPPQLYWQSMLPNSPMPKAFTNLLHPAGYWSKEKARDASNGGLDVGVRKGYEGGGTYLNDEKIIPLIYFYPIPIPLNESQIQLDDKQNVTLFFLKKDLHHGTKLNLQFKETTSNNNGTKFLPREVANSIPFSSNKMENILNKFSIKEGSKEAEIVKRTISECEANGIKGEEKLCVTSLESMVDFTISKLGNNVEAVSTEVDKNSNGLQQYVIAKGVKKLGEKNKTIVCHKENYPYAVFYCHKTDSTEVYSVPLEGVDGNMVKTIAVCHTDTSEWNPKHLAFYVLKVQPGTVPICHILPQDHVVWVSK; encoded by the exons ATGTTTTTCATTCCATCTCAACTAGAAGTACTTCTCTTGAATCTTTCTCTACTAGAGTTTCAGCTTCACTTATCCAACATGGAATTTCATCTCTTTCACATCATTACTTTTCTCATG CTTGTGCTAGTGGGAACTAATGCTGCAATGTTACCCCCTCAACTTTACTGGCAGTCCATGCTTCCCAACTCTCCAATGCCAAAAGCCTTCACTAATCTGCTACACCCTG CTGGATATTGGAGTAAAGAGAAAGCAAGGGATGCAAGCAATGGTGGTTTAGATGTTGGAGTCAGAAAAGGGTATGAAGGAGGTGGCACTTATCTGAATGATGAAAAAATTATTCCATTGATTTACTTTTATCCTATTCCTATACCACTCAATGAGAGTCAAATTCAATTAGATGATAAACAAAATGTAACACTTTTCTTCTTGAAAAAAGATTTGCATCATGGAACAAAATTGAACTTGCAATTCAAAGAGACAACTTCAAATAATAATGGAACAAAATTCTTGCCTAGAGAAGTTGCTAATTCCATACCcttttcatcaaacaaaatggAAAACATACTCAACAAGTTTTCCATCAAGGAAGGATCAAAGGAAGCTGAAATTGTGAAGAGAACAATAAGTGAGTGTGAAGCAAATGGCATCAAAGGTGAGGAAAAGCTTTGTGTAACTTCATTGGAATCTATGGTTGATTTCACTATTTCGAAACTCGGAAACAATGTTGAAGCTGTTTCAACAGAAGTGGATAAAAATAGTAATGGTTTGCAACAATATGTAATAGCAAAAGGAGTGAAGAAATTGGGTGAGAAGAACAAAACTATTGTGTGTCACAAAGAGAATTACCCTTATGCAGTTTTTTACTGTCATAAAACTGATTCAACTGAAGTTTACTCTGTGCCATTGGAAGGTGTTGATGGAAACATGGTTAAAACTATTGCTGTTTGTCACACTGATACATCAGAATGGAATCCTAAACATTTGGCTTTTTATGTGCTTAAAGTTCAACCAGGGACTGTTCCTATTTGTCACATCCTCCCACAGGATCATgttgtttgggtttccaagtgA
- the LOC11429612 gene encoding BURP domain protein RD22, whose product MEFHLFHIITFLMVVLVGTNATVSPPQLYWKSMLPNSPMPKSITNLLHPAGYWSKEKARDVSNNGLDVGVREGYEGGGIGLNDEKFPFIYFYPIILNESQIQLHDKQNVTLFFLKKDLHHGTKLNLQFTNNSGAKFLPKEVANSIPFSSNKMENILNKFSIKEGSKEAEIVKRTISECEANGIKGEEKLCITSLESMVDFTISKLGNNVEAVSTEVDKNSNGLQQYVIAKGVNKLGEKNKTIVCHKENYPYAVFYCHKTDSTEVYSVPLEGVDGNMVKTIAVCHTDTSEWNPKHLAFYVLKVQPGTVPICHILPQDHVVWVSN is encoded by the exons ATGGAATTTCATCTTTTTCATATCATTACTTTTCTCATG GTTGTGTTAGTGGGAACTAATGCTACAGTATCACCACCTCAACTTTACTGGAAATCCATGCTTCCAAACTCTCCAATGCCAAAATCCATCACAAATCTGCTACACCCTG CTGGATATTGGAGTAAAGAGAAAGCAAGGGATGTAAGCAATAATGGTTTAGATGTTGGAGTCAGAGAAGGGTATGAAGGAGGTGGCATTGGTCTGAATGATGAAAAATTtccatttatttacttttatccTATAATACTCAATGAGAGTCAAATCCAATTACATGATAAACAAAATGTAACACTTTTCTTCTTGAAAAAAGATTTGCATCATGGAACAAAATTGAACTTGCAATTCACAAATAATAGTGGAGCAAAATTCTTGCCTAAAGAAGTTGCTAATTCCATACCcttttcatcaaacaaaatggAAAACATACTCAACAAGTTTTCCATCAAGGAAGGATCAAAGGAAGCTGAAATTGTGAAGAGAACAATAAGTGAGTGTGAAGCAAATGGCATCAAAGGTGAGGAAAAGCTTTGTATAACTTCATTGGAATCTATGGTTGATTTCACCATTTCGAAACTCGGAAACAATGTTGAAGCTGTTTCAACAGAAGTGGATAAAAATAGTAATGGTTTGCAACAATATGTTATAGCAAAAGGAGTGAATAAATTGGGTGAGAAGAACAAAACTATTGTGTGTCACAAAGAGAATTACCCTTATGCAGTTTTTTACTGTCATAAAACTGATTCAACTGAAGTTTACTCTGTGCCATTGGAAGGTGTTGATGGAAACATGGTTAAAACTATTGCTGTTTGTCACACTGATACATCAGAATGGAATCCTAAACATTTGGCTTTTTATGTGCTTAAAGTTCAACCAGGGACTGTTCCTATTTGTCACATCCTCCCACAGGATCATGTTGTTTGGGTTTCCAATTGA
- the LOC11429613 gene encoding BURP domain protein RD22, with product MDFHLVHIITFFMLVVGATNAVMLPPQLYWKSMLPNSPMPKAITNLLHPAGYWSEEKGTWVDVGKGGVDVGVRKGYYEGGGTDVNVGVGRSPFIYNYAASETQLHDKPNVALFFLEKDLHHGTKLNLQFSKTTSNAATFLPRQVANSIPFSSNKMEYIINKLNIKKGSKGVQIVKNTISECEEQGIKGEEKVCVTSLESMVDFTTSKLGKNVEAVSTEVNKESNLQQYTIASGVKKLGEKNKAVVCHKENYPYAVFYCHKTDTTKAYSVPLEGADGSRVKAIAVCHTDTSEWNPKHLAFQVLKVQPGTVPVCHLLPEDHVVWIRK from the exons ATGGATTTTCATCTTGTTCACATCATTACTTTTTTCATG CTTGTGGTAGGGGCAACTAATGCTGTAATGTTACCTCCTCAACTTTACTGGAAGTCCATGCTTCCCAACTCTCCAATGCCAAAAGCCATCACTAATCTGCTACACCCTG CTGGATATTGGAGTGAAGAGAAAGGAACTTGGGTGGATGTAGGCAAGGGTGGTGTGGATGTTGGAGTCAGAAAGGGCTACTATGAAGGAGGTGGCACTGATGTGAATGTTGGAGTTGGACGTTctccatttatttataattatgctGCAAGTGAGACTCAATTACATGATAAACCAAATGTAGCACTCTTCTTTCTGGAAAAGGACCTGCATCATGGAACAAAACTGAACTTGCAATTCTCTAAGACCACTTCAAATGCAGCCACATTCTTGCCGCGCCAAGTTGCTAATTCAATACCCTTTTCATCAAACAAGATGGAATACATAATCAACAAGTTAAACATCAAGAAAGGGTCAAAGGGTGTTCAGATTGTGAAGAACACCATCAGTGAGTGTGAAGAGCAAGGGATCAAAGGAGAGGAAAAGGTTTGTGTAACATCATTGGAGTCTATGGTTGATTTCACGACTTCTAAACTTGGTAAAAATGTTGAGGCTGTTTCAACAGAAGTGAACAAAGAAAGTAATTTACAACAATATACAATAGCATCTGGAGTGAAGAAGTTGGGTGAGAAGAACAAAGCTGTTGTGTGTCACAAAGAGAATTACCCTTATGCAGTGTTTTACTGTCACAAAACAGATACAACTAAAGCTTACTCTGTGCCTTTGGAGGGTGCTGATGGAAGCAGAGTTAAAGCTATTGCTGTGTGTCACACTGATACATCAGAATGGAACCCAAAACATTTGGCATTTCAAGTACTCAAAGTTCAACCTGGGACTGTTCCAGTTTGTCACCTCCTACCTGAGGATCATGTTGTTTGGATTCGCAAGTAG
- the LOC11430570 gene encoding helicase and polymerase-containing protein TEBICHI — translation MSSPSPRNRLNQFYTTKKRKAISPAPKAGRIEKVARIVADGSPSAKGSLEGYLVPSQEDPVRPDLVRRKLGLDIGGSLDKQPVSLAQEIRHLDAMRAGIENEVTMVDDSVKEHTLSDLGDVGEKSELKQFKAELFSLYCGQLPQETRVKGHKKYDSLTLVEESSSIPQKCDDTSVLHFGCENISSEKITVDMKSGVAGNTLESIPGCSAKVSDGGATNAFDTGFRKCSNTSTSMNMAECQTPGSLIVKACIRGTPKSTRGSSMFSPGEAFWDEAIQLADGLVVPTGNDASKVIEESNVVGDQVEMKGSCNLQNYDGKARKILDQSKNIGLAEMHTKDSMKEASSLPVKHFDFSNDHNMDENILQNCRVDNQVNVTCGSGRKYEPISVVSRTHEQPYEVKKILADELGKRMRKDNSNMTSNNFSSPNNEARTTLSIHASFEATTPSSNVSLDNHLDLHSWLQPEICSIYRKKGISKLYNWQVDCLRVDGVLQRRNLVYCASTSAGKSFVAEILMLRKVITTGKMAILVLPYVSICTEKAEHLEKLLEPLGKHVRSYYGNQGGGSLPKDTSVAVCTIEKANSLINRLLEEGRLSEMGIIVIDELHMVGDPKRGYLLELMLTKLRYAAGEGISKSSDGEGSGGSSDKNDPAQGLQIVGMSATMPNVAAVADWLQAALYQTEFRPVPLEEYIKVGNSIYNKSMELSRTIPKGADLGGKDPDHVVELCNEVVQEGQSVLIFCSSRKGCESTARHVAKFLKSFTVDINENNCEFADITSAINSLRKCPAGLDPVLEETFPAGVAFHHAGLTVEEREIVETCYRKGLLRVLTATSTLAAGVNLPARRVIFRQPRIGCDFIDGTRYMQMAGRAGRTGIDTKGESVLICKPQELKKVMGLLNESCPPLHSCLSEDLNGMTHAILEVVAGGIVQTANDIHRYVRCTLLNSTKPFLDVVKSAQESLRWLCQRKFLEWNEDTKLYSTTPLGRASFGSSLCPEESLIVLADLSRAREGFVLASDLHLVYLVTPINVDVEPDWESYYERFVKLSPLDQSVGNRVGVTEPFLMRMAHGVPMGSNKSRWSNNKRQNQHGMSSGIVNSDDQTLRVCKRFYVALILSLLVQETPVGEVCEAFKVARGMVQGLQENAGRFASMVAVFCERLGWHDFEGLVAKFQNRVSFGVRAEVVELTTIPYVKGSRARALYKAGLRTPLAIAEASIPELVKALFESSSWGTEGSAQRSLQFGVAKKIKNGARKIVLDKAEEARIAAFSAFKSLGYDVPQFAPPISTAVCNSIRKEVGSSSGSDTADTSHSFIDTNHIDNSNVPALEKEKDLIKSSDNGALVSVEGKSDSVMPHSLSTVPVVVPSINELSMTSGPAKIPDVTTLSVHLQKQNDKSIMHNGCHAQGTGEQDHRGNLASGNMINSSRKGPINAVSSPGGLDSFLDLWDTVAEFYFDIHYIKRLELHSAAPFEVHGIAICWENSPMYYINLPRDILLSGNRKDDGFSLTACSSKQKVSSSNSKQDLMNAMHRWSRISKIIEKKEVRKFTWNLKVQIQVLKKPSVSVQRFGSLDTIDKNMHLEVVDNSYILLPPIHVKDAIDMCIVAWILWPDEESSSSPNLDKEVKKRLSPEDAAAANQCGRWRNQMRKAAHNGCCRRVAQTRALCSVLWKLLVSEKLVEALMEIEIPLVNVLADMELWGIGVDLEGCIQARKLLVKRLKQLEKEAYKLAGMTFSLSMPADIAKVLFEHLKLPIPDGKNKGKNHPSTGKHCLDALRNEHPIVPIIKEHRTLAKLLNSTLGSICSLARLSVSTQKYTLHGHWLQTSTATGRLSMEEPNLQCVEHAVDFKMNGDKNEGDADESCRVNARDYFVPTQDNWLLLTADYSQIELRLMAHFSKDSTLIELLRKPDGDVFTMIAARWIGCPEVSVGSRQREQTKKMVYGILYGMGPNSLAEQMDCTSDEASERISNFKSTFPGVASWLHEAVAFCRSKGYVETLKGRKRFLSKIKFGSSTEKSKAQRQAVNSICQGSAADIIKIAMIKIYSEIFPGVDKLDSSSSVTAKFEMLRDRCRILLQVHDELVLEVDPSVVKEAALLLQTSMENAVSLLVPLNVKLKVGRTWGSLEPFAPDKFTGDTPIADS, via the exons ATGTCCTCTCCTTCCCCTCGCAATCGCCTCAATCAG TTTTATACTACTAAGAAAAGGAAAGCGATTTCTCCGGCTCCGAAGGCGGGGAGAATAGAGAAAGTTGCAAGGATTGTGGCTGATGGATCTCCAAGTGCGAAAGGATCATTGGAAGGTTACTTGGTTCCATCGCAGGAGGATCCGGTGAGGCCGGATTTGGTTAGAAGGAAATTGGGATTAGACATTGGTGGTTCTCTTGATAAGCAGCCTGTTTCATTAGCTCAAGAGATTCGGCATTTGGATGCTATGAGGGCGGGGATTGAAAATGAAGTGACCATGGTTGATGATTCTGTGAAGGAACACACTTTAAGTGATCTTGGAGATGTTGGTGAAAAATCAGAGCTTAAACAATTTAAAGCTGAGCTTTTTTCACTCTATTGCGG TCAACTGCCACAAGAGACGAGAGTGAAAGGCCACAAGAAGTATGATTCTTTGACATTAGTAGAGGAAAGTAGTAGTATACCGCAGAAGTGCGATGACACTAGTGTGCTGCATTTTGGTTGTGAAAACATTTCGAGCGAGAAGATCACCGTAGACATGAAGTCTGGTGTTGCTGGCAATACTTTGGAAAGTATTCCAGGCTGCTCTGCAAAG GTTTCTGATGGTGGTGCTACTAATGCCTTTGACACGGGTTTTAGAAAATGTAGTAATACTTCTACGTCTATGAATATGGCTGAATGCCAAACACCGGGATCTTTGATTGTTAAAGCATGTATTAGGGGGACTCCAAAGTCAACACGTGGAAGCTCAATGTTTTCGCCTGGAGAGGCCTTTTGGGACGAAGCAATTCAATTAGCTGATGGTTTGGTTGTTCCCACGGGTAATGATGCTTCTAAGGTTATAGAAGAAAGCAATGTGGTGGGAGACCAAGTTGAGATGAAGGGCTCATgtaatttacaaaattatgaTGGCAAGGCAAGGAAGATATTGGATCAAAGTAAAAACATAGGGTTGGCTGAGATGCACACAAAAGATTCTATGAAAGAAGCATCCAGCCTTCCTGTTaagcattttgatttttcaaatgaCCATAATATGGATGaaaatatccttcaaaattGTCGTGTTGATAATCAAGTCAATGTTACTTGTGGGTCTGGAAGGAAGTATGAACCTATTTCTGTGGTAAGTCGTACACATGAACAGCCGTATGAAGTGAAGAAGATTTTAGCTGATGAATTAGGCAAAAGAATGAGAAAGGATAATTCCAATATGACATCTAATAATTTTAGTTCACCCAACAACGAGGCCAGGACAACACTCAGTATACATGCATCTTTTGAAGCCACAACTCCTTCAAGTAATGTGTCACTTGATAATCATTTAGACCTACATAGTTGGCTTCAACCTGAAATATGCAGCATATATAGAAAGAAAGGCATTTCAAAGCTTTACAATTGGCAG GTTGACTGCCTTCGTGTGGATGGTGTTCTACAAAGAAGAAATCTTGTGTATTGTGCTTCCACAAG TGCTGGAAAGAGTTTTGTTGCTGAGATTTTAATGTTGCGGAAGGTGATAACAACTGGGAAAATGGCAATACTCGTTCTTCCATATGTATCCATTTGTACAGAAAAG GCAGAACATCTTGAAAAGCTTCTTGAGCCACTTGGTAAACACGTTCGCAGTTATTATGGGAACCAAGGTGGTGGATCACTTCCTAAAGATACTTCTGTAGCTGTATGCACAATAGAGAAGGCAAATTCACTAATCAATAGATTATTGGAAGAGGGCCGTCTCTCAGAAATGGGAATCATTGTGATAGATGAACTGCACATG GTTGGTGATCCAAAAAGAGGTTATCTTCTAGAGCTTATGTTGACAAAGCTTCGCTATGCAGCAGGGGAGGGCATTTCAAAATCTAGTGACGGAGAGGGTTCTGGTGGAAGCAGTGATAAGAATGATCCTGCTCAAGGTCTCCAAATTGTTGGAATGAGTGCGACAATGCCTAACGTGGCAGCAGTTGCTGACTGGCTTCAA GCAGCACTATACCAGACAGAGTTCCGACCAGTTCCTTTAGAAGAATATATTAAAGTTGGCAATTCCATTTATAACAAGAGTATGGAACTTTCTAGGACAATCCCAAAAGGAGCTGACCTTGGTGGCAAGGATCCAGACCACGTTGTTGAACTATGTAACGAG GTTGTTCAAGAGGGACAATCAGTGTTAATATTTTGCTCTAGCCGTAAGGGTTGTGAATCAACTGCAAGACATGTTGCAAAGTTCCTTAAAAGCTTTACTGTTGATATTAATGAGAATAATTGTGAGTTTGCTGATATTACTTCTGCTATTAACTCCCTGAGAAAGTGCCCTGCTGGGTTGGACCCCGTACTTGAAGAAACTTTTCCAGCTGGTGTTGCATTTCACCATGCTGGCCTTACG GTTGAGGAACGAGAGATTGTTGAAACTTGTTATCGAAAAGGCCTTTTACGTGTCTTAACTGCCACATCCACCTTAGCAGCTGGAGTTAATCTACCAGCTAGGAGGGTAATTTTCCGCCAACCTAGAATTGGTTGTGATTTTATTGATGGGACGAGGTACATGCAGATGGCGGGTCGTGCTGGTCGAACTGGAATCGATACAAAAGGAGAAAGT GTACTCATCTGCAAACCACAAGAGTTAAAAAAAGTTATGGGACTTCTGAATGAAAGTTGTCCACCGTTACATTCGTGTTTATCAGAAGATTTAAATGGGATGACTCATGCAATCTTAGAAGTGGTTGCTGGAGGAATAGTTCAAACGGCCAATGACATTCACCGGTATGTAAGATGTACTCTTTTGAACTCCACAAAACCATTTCTGGACGTGGTAAAATCTGCTCAAGAATCTCTAAGATGGTTGTGCCAAAGAAAATTTCTTGAATGGAATGAAGACACTAAACTCTACAGCACCACACCTCTTGGACGTGCATCTTTTGGCAGTTCTCTCTGTCCGGAAGAATCACTT ATTGTGTTGGCTGATCTTTCAAGGGCAAGGGAAGGATTTGTCCTTGCATCTGACCTGCATTTGGTTTACTTGGTGACACCAATTAATGTTGATGTTGAGCCAGATTGGGAATCGTACTATGAGCGTTTTGTGAAATTGTCTCCTCTTGATCAG TCGGTTGGAAATCGAGTAGGTGTTACAGAACCGTTTTTGATGCGTATGGCACATGGTGTACCAATGGGTTCAAACAAGTCAAGATGGTCGAACaataaaagacaaaatcaaCATGGGATGTCCAGTGGAATAGTTAACTCGGATGATCAAACACTTCGTGTCTGTAAACGATTCTATGTTGCTCTCATTTTATCGCTTTTAGTGCAG GAAACTCCTGTGGGTGAGGTTTGTGAAGCATTTAAAGTTGCCAGAGGAATGGTTCAAGGTTTGCAAGAAAATGCTGGTCGGTTTGCATCTATGGTTGCTGTGTTCTGTGAAAGGCTGGGGTGGCATGATTTTGAAGGCTTAGTCGCTAAGTTTCAAAATCGTGTATCATTTGGAGTTAGAGCAGAAGTTGTTGAGCTTACCACCATTCCCTATGTTAAA GGCTCTCGAGCAAGAGCACTCTATAAAGCAGGTTTACGCACACCTCTTGCAATTGCTGAAGCATCCATTCCTGAACTAGTAAAAGCActttttgaatcttcatcatggGGTACAGAAG GTTCTGCACAAAGGAGCTTACAATTCGGTGTAGCAAAGAAGATAAAGAATGGTGCTCGCAAGATTGTTTTGGATAAAGCTGAAGAAGCAAGGATTGCTGCTTTCTCAGCCTTTAAGTCACTCGGATATGATGTCCCACAATTCGCTCCGCCCATATCCACTGCTGTATGCAATTCTATCAGGAAAGAAGTTGGAAGTTCCTCCGGAAGTGACACAGCTGACACTAGTCATAGCTTTATTGATACAAATCACATTGATAACTCTAATGTACCTgctttagaaaaagaaaaggacttGATTAAATCATCCGACAATGGTGCTCTAGTTTCTGTAGAAGGAAAATCAGACAGCGTGATGCCACATAGTTTATCTACTGTTCCAGTTGTAGTACCTTCAATAAATGAGCTCAGTATGACTTCTGGTCCTGCCAAAATTCCTGATGTTACCACCCTCTCTGTTCATTTACAGAAACAAAACGATAAGTCCATTATGCATAATGGTTGCCATGCTCAAGGTACAGGGGAACAAGATCATAGGGGGAATTTGGCTAGTGGTAACATGATTAACTCCAGCCGTAAAGGTCCCATTAATGCAGTCAGTAGTCCTGGCGGGCTTGATTCATTTTTGGATTTATGGGATACAGTAGCAGAGTTCTACTTTGACATTCATTACATCAAACGATTGGAATTGCACTCTGCTGCCCCTTTTGAAGTACATGGGATTGCCATCTGTTGGGAAAACTCTCCCATGTACTACATTAATCTTCCCAGGGATATTCTGTTGTCTGGAAATAGAAAAGACGACGGTTTTTCTTTGACTGCATGCAGTTCTAAGCAGAAAGTTTCATCATCTAATTCTAAGCAAGATTTGATGAATGCCATGCACAGATGGAGCAGGATTAgcaaaataatagagaaaaagGAAGTGAGAAAGTTCACCTGGAATTTGAAGGTTCAGATTCAGGTGCTAAAAAAACCATCAGTTTCCGTTCAGAGGTTTGGTTCGTTGGAcacaattgataaaaatatgcACCTTGAAGTTGTAGACAATTCCTACATATTATTGCCCCCAATCCATGTTAAAGATGCAATTGATATGTGCATTGTGGCTTGGATTCTGTGGCCTGATGAAGAGAGTAGCTCTAGTCCAAACCTAGATAAG GAGGTAAAGAAAAGGTTATCCCCTGAGGATGCAGCAGCAGCTAATCAGTGTGGCCGGTGGAGGAATCAGATGCGAAAAGCTGCTCATAATGGTTGCTGCCGTCGAGTTGCTCAAACACGAGCATTATGTTCTGTTCTTTGGAAATTGCTTGTTTCTGAGAAACTTGTAGAAGCGCTTATGGAAATAGAAATCCCATTG GTGAATGTTCTTGCTGACATGGAGCTTTGGGGAATTGGTGTTGATTTGGAGGGATGTATCCAGGCTCGAAAATTGTTGGTGAAAAGGCTGAAGCAACTTGAAAAGGAAGCTTACAAACTGGCTGGAATGACGTTTTCATTGAGTATGCCAGCAGATATTGCAAAGGTGCTGTTTGAACACTTGAAGCTGCCCATACCTGATGGGAAAAATAAGGGAAAAAACCATCCAAGTACCGGCAAACACTGTTTGGATGCACTGAG gaatgaacaTCCCATTGTTCCAATCATCAAAGAGCACCGAACATTGGCAAAGCTCTTGAACTCTACACTAGGATCAATTTGTTCTCTGGCTAGGCTATCTGTAAGCACACAGAAGTACACATTGCATGGTCATTGGCTCCAGACTTCCACAGCAACTGGACGACTTTCAATGGAGGAACCTAATCTTCAG TGTGTTGAGCATGCAGTTGACTTCAAAATGAATGGTGACAAAAATGAAGGCGATGCTGATGAGAGTTGCAGAGTCAATGCCCGTGACTACTTTGTTCCTACTCAG GATAATTGGTTACTGTTAACAGCAGATTATTCTCAGATAGAATTGAGGTTGATGGCACATTTTTCTAAAGATTCTACACTTATTGAACTTCTTCGTAAGCCTGATGGAGATGTCTTCACAATGATAGCAGCAAGATGGATTGGATGTCCTGAGGTTTCTGTGGGTTCTCGGCAGAGAGAGCAGACCAAAAAGATGGTGTACGGAATTCTTTACGGTATGGGTCCAAATAGTCTTGCAGAACAAATGGATTGCACTTCCGATGAAGCTTCtgaaaggattagtaacttcaaaAGTACTTTTCCTGGTGTTGCTTCTTGGCTTCATGAAGCTGTTGCATTTTGTAGGAGTAAAGG ATATGTAGAGACTCTCAAGGGAAGGAAAcgatttttgtcaaaaataaaatttggcagTAGTACAGAAAAATCAAAAGCTCAGAGGCAAGCTGTCAATTCCATTTGTCAG GGATCTGCTGCCGACATAATTAAAATTGCAATGATTAAAATTTACTCTGAAATTTTTCCTGGAGTTGATAAGCTGGATTCGAGTTCTTCAGTCACAGCCAAGTTCGAAATGCTTAGAGATCGTTGCCGGATTTTGTTACAG GTACACGATGAATTAGTGCTGGAAGTTGATCCCTCTGTGGTGAAAGAAGCTGCACTACTGTTGCAGACCAGCATGGAGAATGCAGTCTCACTTCTTG TTCCTCTTAATGTCAAATTAAAGGTTGGAAGAACATGGGGATCTTTGGAGCCATTTGCACCTGATAAATTCACAGGCGACACTCCCATAGCTGATTCCTGA